The nucleotide sequence CTTTCCGATAAATGGATTGCAAAATTAGGAATTTTTTTCGTAAGATAATCAACTAAAAGGTTTTTTGTAAACTGCTCAGTTTCAAAGTGTCCTATATCTGCCAAAACTATTTGGTTTTCAGCCTCGTAAAATTGGTGGTATTTAAGGTCTGCGGTAACAAATACGTCTACTCCGGCAGCTTTTGCCGCGCCAATGGCAAATGAACCACTGCCGCCAAGTACTGCTACTTTTTTAATTGGTTTATTTAAAAAATTAGAGTGTCGTACCAGTTTAGCATTCATTTTAAGCTTTAAATGGTTCAAAAACGCTGTTTCTGAAAGCTCTTTATCCAATTCGCCCACCATACCCATACCAATATATTGGTTGGTGTTTTCTATAGTTTGTATGTCATAAGCTACTTCTTCATATGGGTGAGAAGACAACAAAGCGTTAACTACAGCAGATTGTTCGTTCTTGCCAAATACGCAGGTAAGCATTATTTCATTTTCTGTATGTGTAGTGCCAATACTTCCCTTCGTAGGGTTCGCATCTGCATTCGCTTTATAAGTGCCACTACCTTCAACAGTAAAACTACAATCAGAATAATTGCCGATATCACCTGCACCCGCAGCAAAAAGGGCATTTTTAACTTCTTCTAGATTATCGTTAGGTATATAGGTGGTCAATTTTTTAATCGTATTTTTTTGAGGAATCAATATCTGGGTGTTCAATAAACCTAAAACCTCACAGATTTTAGCATTAACACCATGTCGAGCGTTGTCAAGAGCCGTATGGTTAGAATATATGGCAATGTCGTTTTTAATCGCTTTAATAACCACGCGTTCCACATAATTTTTACCAGTAATTTTTTTTAATCCTCCAAAAATAATAGGGTGAAAGCTTATAATTAAATTACATTTTTTAGCAATGGCTTCATCGACAACATTTTCTAAAGTATCAAGGGTGACAAGTACTCCGCTGACTTCTGCAGAGGCGTTGCCAACTAACAATCCTACATTGTCAAAATCTTCGGCATAGCTTAAAGGAGCAAAGTCCTCTAATATTTTGGTGATGTCTTTTACAGTCATTTTATTGAAAAATAAGATATTCAAAGATAAATTATTATAATTTCGTTCTGATGCAGGTGTTACGAAAACTTCTTTTTCCTATTTCATTGATCTACGGCTTAATCGTGTTTCTTAGAAATCGCCTGTACGATATGGGTATTTTTTCTTCAAAATCGTTTTCGACAAAAACAATTTGTGTTGGTAATTTAAGTGTAGGCGGAACAGGAAAAACACCTATGATAGAGTTATTGGTGCGTTCTCTTGGTCAAGACTTTCAAGTAGCAATACTAAGTAGAGGTTACAAAAGAAAATCTGAAGGATTCTTACTTTCTAACGATGACAGCAGTGTAGAAGATTTAGGAGATGAGCCTTTTCAATTAAAAACTAAATTCCCTGAAATTACAGTAGCGGTCGATGCCGATAGAAGAAATGGGATTAGTCAGCTTGAAAATATAATAAAGCCGGAAGTAATTTTATTAGACGATGCTTTTCAGCATAGAAAAGTGAAGCCAGATTTTTCAATTCTATTAACTGCATATGATAATTTGTATGTGAATGATTGGTATTTGCCAACGGGTAACTTGCGAGATTCTAAAAGAGAGGCAAGTCGTGCAAATGTTATAGTAGTTACTAAATGTCCGTCAGATATATCCAAACAAGACAGAGCGGCAATAGCGGTAAAAATGAATCTTGCGGCTGATCAAAAGCTATTGTTTAGTTTTTTGATGTATAATACTAATTTAAAAGGCACTGAGGTAACTTTAGATTCGTTAAAAAGGAAAAAGGTAACATTGGTGACAGGTATTGCGAATCCTGCGCCATTAGAGAAATATTTACATTCAGAAGGACTCACTTTTGAACACTTAAAATATAACGATCACCATTTTTTTTCTGATCAAGAGATTGCAATATTAAGAGAAAAGGAATGTGTTCTAACCACAGAAAAAGATTATGTACGTTTACAATCTAAGCTACCTAAGTTGCACTATATAGAAGTTAAGCATGAGTTTTTAGAAGATGGTAAAGCTATTTTAGAAGCAGCGTTAAAACAGTTTATGACAAAGACTTCTTAGGTCTTTTGTCAAAAATATTCTCACCTATCTTTTGGTAAAAAACTTCAGGCTTAAAGGGTTTAGTAACTACATCATCACAACCTGCGGCGTAAAAACTCTCTAAACTATCATCTAATGAAATGGCTGTAAGTGCAATTATAGGAGTGTCTTGATTGAATTTTCTAATTTGAATGGTCGCTTCTTCACCACTAATACCAGGCATATGAATATCCATAAGTATAGCATCATATACATTCTCTTGAGCGGCTGTAACTGCTTCATGACCATTATTGGCAATATCACTGGTCATTTCTCTTTTAGAAAGCATCTTTTTGGTAATGACCTGGTTTATTTTGTTATCCTCAACAATTAGTAAATGCAGCCCTTTAAAATCATAATCTTTAGGCGTAATTTCAAACGGAATGTCTTCGGTTGTGCTATCAATGCTCTTCATTTTAATTTCAAAGAAGAAAGAACTGCCTTCGCCTAATGCACTCTCAAGCTCAATTTTACTTTCAAATAAGCTCAGTAGACTTTTTACAATAGTAAGACCTAGACCGGTACCACCATACTCACGGTTAATCTGAATAGAGCCTTGTTCAAATCCTTCAAAAATACTTTTTTGCTTCTCTTTTGAAATTCCAATACCATTATCTTTAACTTCAAAATAGATGGTAATATCATCATCGACTTTGTTCAATAATTTGGCAATAACCTTTACCTCACCACCTTTGGTGAATTTGATGGAGTTACCAATCAAATTCATAAATACTTGAGAGAGTTTTAGAGGGTCACTCAGTAAATTACCTGGTATTTCAGAATCGTATTCTAAAACTAAGTTTGTCTTATTTGCCTTTGCACTTTGTCCTAAAGAATTAATAACTTCATTAATTACCTTATTAAGGTTGAACTCCATGTTTAGGGGTTCTAATTTGTTCGCATCAATTTTGTTGATGTGTAAAATGTCATTAATAAAGTTAAGTAAGTAATCTCCAGAAAATTTTAGCGCTTTTAAATGTTCTTTTTGATGTTCTTCTGGGTTTTCTTCTAATAGAAGATGGGTTAAACCAGTAACAGCGTAAAGCGGAGTTCTAAGTTCGTGACTAACTGTAGAAAGGAAATTTGTTTTCGCTTCCATTGCTTGTACCGCGCCATCTCTAGCAATTTGTAGTTCTTTATTTTTAGTCTGTAAAAGATCGTTGGTTTTTAACTTTATCTGGTTATTTCTATACAGTGTAACTGCCAATAATGAAATAATAATTAAAAATGCAGAAGTTAAAATTGCCGTAAGTTCAGATCTGTTTTGAGACTCGGTAAGCTCTTCTATTTTTTTCTCTTGGCGTGCAATTTCTTCAGTCTTATAATCATCTCTGATCTTATCTGCTGTTTTGGCTTCAATTATATTTTTATCAATATTGAAAATAGAATCTTTTAATTGCACCAAATTTTGCGAGTTTACAAGAGACTTTTGGTATAAACCAAGTCTTTCATATACAGAAGATAATAAGGTGTTTGAATTTTTAATGTCTTCTAAAAAACCGTTGGCAGTAGCAAGTGTTAGTGCGTTCTCACCATTTTTTGCAGCCTCAGATAAATTATCGATTTTTAAATTTAACTCAGCAAGCGTTAGATACGCTTGGGTAGTAAGATATTCTTTTTCGTAAAGATCTGTGTTTACAATAAGTGAGTTTAAGTTTTTAGAGGCACTATCATATTTCTCTAAACTGAGATATACCTTTGCTTCGGTTAATAACAGATTGTTATAGAAATTACGGTCGTTATTTAATTGTTTAGCTTCATTGAGCATAAACAACGCTTGAAAGTTTCTGTTGCTTCTGTGTAAAAGAATAGCTTCAATATATTTGTGCATACCATCACCATAGGGGTATGCGATATCTTTTAATAGAACACTCGCGCGATCCCAGTAAAATTCAGTATCACCCTCTTTGTCAATCTTTAAGTAAAGTAGCGCTAATTCGTGTAAACTATCAATAAGACCTTTAATATCTTCACCTTTTTCAGCTTCATTTGCAGCTGTATTAAGTGTTTCAAGCGCAAGATCGATTTTATCTTGATTCTTAAATTTTCTTGCTTGATCAAAATAAGGCTGTATATCTGTTTTTTGTATTTGATCTTGTGAGAATAGGGCAGTGGTAGTCGCCAAAATTACAATGGGGACTAGTAAAATTTTAAGTGCTTTATTTAAAAATAAAATCTTCAAATATAATTTTTAGTACTAATAAAATTAATTAAATCTATGATTCTGCTGCTATATCCAGTTTCATTATCGTACCAGCCAATAATTTTAACCATTTTACCTATTACGGAAGTCATCAAAGAATCAAACGTACAAGAATAGCAACTATTGTTTATATCAATAGAAACTATTGGATCACTGGTATAGTGAACTATATTTTTAAACTGATTTTTTGACGCTTTCTCAAATGTAGAGTTTATTTCTTCAATACTTGTAGCACGTTTTACATTCAAGGTAATATCGGTCAACGAGCCATTAGGTACTGGTACTCTAATACCGCAACCCCCAATAGTATCTGCCAACTCTGGGAATATTTTGGTCAATGCTTTTGCTGCACCAGTGGTTGTTGGTACTATAGATTGTGATGCCGCGCGAGCCCTTCTTAGATCTCTATGTGGTTGATCATGTAAACTTTGGTCTGTTGTGTAAGAATGTATAGTTGTAATATAAGCTTGCTCAATACCACATAAATCATTGATAATTTTTATCATGGGCGCAGCATTGTTCGTAGTACAAGAGGCATTAGATATAATATCATCAGATTTTGACAATGTGTTTTCATTAATACCAAAGACAATCATTTTAATATCATCTTCGGTTGGTGGTACTGATAAAATAACTTTTTTAGCACCATTTTTAATATGAAAAGATAATGTTTCTCTGTCTTTAAATTTACCGGTACATTCTACGACTATGTCTACCGCTGCAAATGACCAATTTATTTTAGAAGGATGAGATTCGTTATGTAAAGCAATAGCGCTACCATTAACAATGATATGCTTTTCATCATGCGATATGTCAAGAGGTGAGGTACCATGAATACTATCGTATTTTAATAAATGCGAAAGAGTACGGGTGTCTGCCAAATCGTTAATGGCAACCACATTTAAATTCTCATGTGCTTGCATAAGGCGAAATAGGGTTCTACCTATTCTTCCAAAACCATTAATGCCTATGTTCAGTTTATGCATTGGTTACCGATAGATGTGTTTAGTTAATACAAATAGTTCTATTTGATTAGAACTAGCAATTTGGCTTAGATTAGTTTCTAAGCAAATTAAGTAGTACGCTCTTGTAGATTTATAGAATATGCTTGTGTGCTTTGTAAGAAGATCTAACTAAGGCACCACTTTCAACATGTCTAAATCCCATTTCAAGACCTATATCTTCATATTTTTTAAACTGCTCAGGTGTAATAAATTCCTTAACAGGAAGGTGTTTTTTCGAGGGCTGTAAGTACTGACCGATAGTAACAACATCTACATCTGCATTACGCAAATCTGCCAAAGTGGTAATAACTTCATCTTCATGTTCACCAAGACCAAGCATAATACCAGATTTAGTTCTATTGATGCCTTGCTTTTTTAGGTAGTTAAGCGCTTCAAGACTACGTTCATATTTTGCTTGTATACGTACTTCTCTAGTAAGCCTTTTAACAGTTTCCATATTATGTGAAACAACTTCTGGAGAAACGGCAATAATTCTATCTAAATGCTTTTCTATACCTTGAAAATCAGGTATTAAAGTTTCTAAAGTTGTAGTAGGGTTCATTCTGCGTATCGCCTTCACTGTTTCAGCCCAAATGATAGAGCCCATGTCTTTAAGGTCATCTCTATCAACAGATGTAATTACAGCGTGCTTAATACTCATGATCTTTATAGATCTTGCAACCTTCTCAGGTTCTGCCCAATCTACATTTTCAGGTCTACCGGTTTTAACACCGCAGAATCCGCATGATCTGGTACAAACATTACCTAGGATCATAAAAGTTGCGGTACCTTCACCCCAGCATTCACCCATGTTAGGGCAGCTACCACTAGTGCAAATAGTGTGTAGGTCATACTTATCCACTAAACCTCTAAGCTGCGTGTATTTCTTACCCGTAGGTAATTTTACTCTAAGCCATTTCGGTTTACCTTTTGGTGGGGCAACATTTTCTTTTAAAACTGTAGACATGCTCTAAATTTTATACAAATATACGAACTAAAAAAGTGAGGGTAATGCAGAATTACGTGTTACACAAATGAGTTCTAAATTATGAGAAATTTCTAATTGAATTATATTTTATTTTCTGTCCTTGATAATTTCAGAAAGTAATTTTTTAGCCCTTAGAAGTTTTACTTTGACACTGTTTATAGGCTCGTTCAAGTGAGCGGCAATATCAGCATAACTTAGCTCATTAAAATACCTAAGATTGATAACGGCTTGGTAATGAGGTTTCAGTTTTTTAATATCTCTAAGTAAATCGGCTAAATTTTGTTCTTGAATCAATTGGTCTTCCATAGAAGGTGAAACATCTAAGGCGCTCGTTATTACTTCAGAATTACTTCTAGAATCTAATAAGCTCTTTTTTCGCTTTCTAACTAAATCGATATGTATGTTTTTAGAAATAGCAATTAACCAAGTTTTAAAAACGTACGACTCGTTATAAGTCTTTATCTTATCAAAAGCTTTAGAAAAAGTTTGAATGGTAATGTCCTCAGAATCATTCTCATTTTCGGTACGCTTTAATTGAAAGCCGTAAACATCGTTCCAAAACATGTCTAATAAGCGACTAAAAGCAATTTGCTTGCCTTCTTTCGCTTTGCGTATTGTTTCTTCTAAAGTGTCTGTTTTATTCAAAAACTGATTTTGGTATGCGTAATGTTAAGATAAGGAATTTTGATTACTCGGTAATCATATCCTTTTTGCAATCTTGTTCACTTGGCATTTTGCCACACATACCACAAGCTTGTCCGTCTTGATTCAAAAAAGGACTTTGACTTGCGCAAGTTCCTGCAAATTCTCCATCTTTTTTAGACCATATTTTAATTGCGATACCCGCAAATGCCAATGCTAACAACCCAATGGTTAATAATACTAGTTTCATGTGCTAAATTTTAAACAAAGATAAAAAATAAAGCCCCAAAAATGGGGCTTTAAGAATACTTTATATGTGTTAGGCTTAGTAAGCTATATTCGCTACTATATTTTCTACACTAGGTGCATGATTACCACCTTTTTGCTCAATTGTAATATAACCAACCGCATTTTCTGCATATGGTAATGCCAATAATTTTTGTTGGTCACCGGCTTCTTCGATAATACCAAGGTTTATCATTTTGCCATTTACTTCAGCCCACATTTGAAAACATTGACTTTCAGGTATATGAGGTAGCTTGCTAACGTTAATATAAGATAACTTCTTAACAGGGTTTATGTAAGCAACAGCTTTTAAGTCTTTTGCTTTCTGATT is from Maribacter aquivivus and encodes:
- the lpxK gene encoding tetraacyldisaccharide 4'-kinase, which encodes MQVLRKLLFPISLIYGLIVFLRNRLYDMGIFSSKSFSTKTICVGNLSVGGTGKTPMIELLVRSLGQDFQVAILSRGYKRKSEGFLLSNDDSSVEDLGDEPFQLKTKFPEITVAVDADRRNGISQLENIIKPEVILLDDAFQHRKVKPDFSILLTAYDNLYVNDWYLPTGNLRDSKREASRANVIVVTKCPSDISKQDRAAIAVKMNLAADQKLLFSFLMYNTNLKGTEVTLDSLKRKKVTLVTGIANPAPLEKYLHSEGLTFEHLKYNDHHFFSDQEIAILREKECVLTTEKDYVRLQSKLPKLHYIEVKHEFLEDGKAILEAALKQFMTKTS
- a CDS encoding membrane or secreted protein; translation: MKLVLLTIGLLALAFAGIAIKIWSKKDGEFAGTCASQSPFLNQDGQACGMCGKMPSEQDCKKDMITE
- a CDS encoding Nif3-like dinuclear metal center hexameric protein produces the protein MTVKDITKILEDFAPLSYAEDFDNVGLLVGNASAEVSGVLVTLDTLENVVDEAIAKKCNLIISFHPIIFGGLKKITGKNYVERVVIKAIKNDIAIYSNHTALDNARHGVNAKICEVLGLLNTQILIPQKNTIKKLTTYIPNDNLEEVKNALFAAGAGDIGNYSDCSFTVEGSGTYKANADANPTKGSIGTTHTENEIMLTCVFGKNEQSAVVNALLSSHPYEEVAYDIQTIENTNQYIGMGMVGELDKELSETAFLNHLKLKMNAKLVRHSNFLNKPIKKVAVLGGSGSFAIGAAKAAGVDVFVTADLKYHQFYEAENQIVLADIGHFETEQFTKNLLVDYLTKKIPNFAIHLSESITNPINYF
- the lipA gene encoding lipoyl synthase, translated to MSTVLKENVAPPKGKPKWLRVKLPTGKKYTQLRGLVDKYDLHTICTSGSCPNMGECWGEGTATFMILGNVCTRSCGFCGVKTGRPENVDWAEPEKVARSIKIMSIKHAVITSVDRDDLKDMGSIIWAETVKAIRRMNPTTTLETLIPDFQGIEKHLDRIIAVSPEVVSHNMETVKRLTREVRIQAKYERSLEALNYLKKQGINRTKSGIMLGLGEHEDEVITTLADLRNADVDVVTIGQYLQPSKKHLPVKEFITPEQFKKYEDIGLEMGFRHVESGALVRSSYKAHKHIL
- a CDS encoding hybrid sensor histidine kinase/response regulator, with amino-acid sequence MKILFLNKALKILLVPIVILATTTALFSQDQIQKTDIQPYFDQARKFKNQDKIDLALETLNTAANEAEKGEDIKGLIDSLHELALLYLKIDKEGDTEFYWDRASVLLKDIAYPYGDGMHKYIEAILLHRSNRNFQALFMLNEAKQLNNDRNFYNNLLLTEAKVYLSLEKYDSASKNLNSLIVNTDLYEKEYLTTQAYLTLAELNLKIDNLSEAAKNGENALTLATANGFLEDIKNSNTLLSSVYERLGLYQKSLVNSQNLVQLKDSIFNIDKNIIEAKTADKIRDDYKTEEIARQEKKIEELTESQNRSELTAILTSAFLIIISLLAVTLYRNNQIKLKTNDLLQTKNKELQIARDGAVQAMEAKTNFLSTVSHELRTPLYAVTGLTHLLLEENPEEHQKEHLKALKFSGDYLLNFINDILHINKIDANKLEPLNMEFNLNKVINEVINSLGQSAKANKTNLVLEYDSEIPGNLLSDPLKLSQVFMNLIGNSIKFTKGGEVKVIAKLLNKVDDDITIYFEVKDNGIGISKEKQKSIFEGFEQGSIQINREYGGTGLGLTIVKSLLSLFESKIELESALGEGSSFFFEIKMKSIDSTTEDIPFEITPKDYDFKGLHLLIVEDNKINQVITKKMLSKREMTSDIANNGHEAVTAAQENVYDAILMDIHMPGISGEEATIQIRKFNQDTPIIALTAISLDDSLESFYAAGCDDVVTKPFKPEVFYQKIGENIFDKRPKKSLS
- the gap gene encoding type I glyceraldehyde-3-phosphate dehydrogenase, with product MHKLNIGINGFGRIGRTLFRLMQAHENLNVVAINDLADTRTLSHLLKYDSIHGTSPLDISHDEKHIIVNGSAIALHNESHPSKINWSFAAVDIVVECTGKFKDRETLSFHIKNGAKKVILSVPPTEDDIKMIVFGINENTLSKSDDIISNASCTTNNAAPMIKIINDLCGIEQAYITTIHSYTTDQSLHDQPHRDLRRARAASQSIVPTTTGAAKALTKIFPELADTIGGCGIRVPVPNGSLTDITLNVKRATSIEEINSTFEKASKNQFKNIVHYTSDPIVSIDINNSCYSCTFDSLMTSVIGKMVKIIGWYDNETGYSSRIIDLINFISTKNYI
- a CDS encoding RNA polymerase sigma factor, whose translation is MNKTDTLEETIRKAKEGKQIAFSRLLDMFWNDVYGFQLKRTENENDSEDITIQTFSKAFDKIKTYNESYVFKTWLIAISKNIHIDLVRKRKKSLLDSRSNSEVITSALDVSPSMEDQLIQEQNLADLLRDIKKLKPHYQAVINLRYFNELSYADIAAHLNEPINSVKVKLLRAKKLLSEIIKDRK